ATCCTTGGTTTGTTGGCTGTGAAAATTCCAGCCGAATTTGACAGGAGTGAAGGGCCTGGTCGGAACCCAGGATCGCTTGAGAAGAGAAGCTCAGAACTCTCAAACGCTTTCCAAGAATCTTCGCTTATCACCAGAAGAACTGTTGGGAAACACAACACGggtttgtaatttttttaagggTAAAATATATAAAGCAATTGCACCataataagaaaaaaagttggcaGGCTATAAGATTGGCTGTGAGTATGCTCACGCAGACCGCGCCACTGTGTAGATCCACGAATCGAAAGCCTCACTAATACGACACGTATTCTCTGTTGCTATTTACAGATCGATGGCGAAAGATGAATTTCGCTCCAGTTTGTTTTGGTGCGAAGAATCAAGAGTTTGGCAAATTCTCCGTCCACTACGTCTCTGGTGGAAAGCTCTCTGCGGTAAAATTGGTTCACTTGTATGGTTACGTGACGTGCGACACTCGGTACGTTTCCTACTGGTCCTACTGGGGCTGTGGTGACTACTATTCCGGTGACAAGATCGCGGTTGTCATAACAACCGCAACCAATCATGTTCTTTTGCCGGAAAGCCAGTTCATTGTTGCTCGTGGTGCTAAATGGTCCAAAGTTCCCGGATACACCTCGGTCTCTCCGGAGCTTGAGTTGTCGTTTTTTAACCCTTATTCGGTCCAGTCAGGCCAAAAGCTCCGCCTGTGGTATGGCGAAGATTTGATGAATGTTGGCGAGGGAGACAATGGGGGAAGAGCCTGCGTCGATATTTACGCAATCTATATCTGAGACATCCTGGAATGCTTTTTTCAGATCCTAACAGATTTTGTAGCTTCGTTAAGGGGTTTTTATTATGATAGCTTTTTACTCGCAAATGTAATCTTGGCTACCAGTGTTCAGGATTTTTGCTATGCCAACCTGGAGCGGATGGTAAAAAATCGTAATTTCACTGGTTTTTTGCTTATTTGTATCTTGATTAAGAAAAGGGTTTTCGGATTTAAAATGCTTATGAAATAATAACGAAACAATAATCTAAACTATAAAGGACATAAAATAAgggatttgtttttcatttcatttgcacACTTTCAATTAAACTGAGGGCATAAAAAGAAAGACTTGTTTTGTATCATCGTGGTTTGCCTCGCATTTGAACTCTTTCTGTTGACGTGGAAAAAAGTTTGAACGTGAAAGCACAAGCAACATAGCGACTACCGTCACAGCGAAATTCTGgaaaataataatcaatatcTAGATTCCCTTTGCATTGAGTTAGTTAAACGCGCACTGTGTGTTCCAAAGTCCTAAAATGTAAAATAACAGCATGAAAGTTAAATAAGACTATTTTACTCACTCAATATTGTTTTTACCTCTTGAAAATAAAATCCATATCGTCGCGTCGCCGGGTAATATCGAGCTATGTATCGAGCTTGATCGATAGTAGTTTATATGGATTTCACGTTAGATCGAAAGCTCTGAGAAGGATATCTGTTTCGCCTTTGAAAAGCTACAAGATAGTTCAAGCCTGAAATGCAATAGTCTAGAACTACAGAACTGATTGTTACCAGATTACATGAATAACGCAGTCAATTTATGGTCGGCAGATACGAGGGGACTAGTCCTGCGTCTAGTCCTAAGTACCATCGCGATTTTTGTCAAACATCTAGCCACATTGAACCAAATATGTTCCTTGTGACTTGTCCTACTATAGCTAagtcaaactggtttgaaagcttaaaaaatGTTACTAAATTCCCTTCATTAAGTCGCTGCAcacttttaaatattttttagttttctttgtttctataGTAAGCAAGAATGCCTTGGAACAGTAACTTGTGTTTGGAGACATTTAAtatggaaaaaatatatatacacggAAATGGCCAGTGACTCAGAAATAAGCTAATCAAAACGCTTCATCATCAGTCCGAAAAAGTCTTGTAAAGGGTTCGCAAAACTCCTAAGAAACTGGTTAAATAACTGCTCGTGTTGTCTTTAAAAGCTCAAGTAAGGTATATGTACAGCCGAACCCCGTTTTCTTATAAGAAAATGTAAGGGCGTTTCACCGGGACAAAAAGGGAGGCCGTAGTAGCGAGGTGACCTTATTAACGAGGTGACCGTAAGGCGGGGTCCCACTGTATTTACAAGTACTCATAAAGACTGCTTTCTCAACTAGTTCGTTCAGTAAACATATAGCGAACATCGCAATGTTTTTTTAGATCTGAACCAATAggatttctttaaatttgtgaaaattttgTCATTCAAAAGAAGTTCAGCTTTCACTCGAAAGGTTGAACTTTGGAAATGAAATTATCTTTTCAtacatcagaaaaaaaaacactatgtAATCTGATTagatcgggggggggggggggtgccgCTGGCAGCAGCCTTTGATCCCGCCGCTTGTCTGGTTTCGATGACCGTACCAGTAAAGAAAACTGTCAATCTTTTGAAAACCGTAACGAGCATGCGCTCAACGGGAACATAACAAGGGGGAACCGCAGCGTGTTTGACCGCCATTTCTCTTCAGGAAGAAGTGAAATAGGCCAGTTGTTATTCGGCTTTTCGTTATCGCCTTCTTTAGAAATAGGTATCACTTCGGCTATTTTCCATTCCGAGGGAAAGGTGCATGTTTCAATTGAGCAATTAACTATAGAGGTGATTGTTCGGAGGATCGGTGCGAGCCAGTCTTTGATAACGCGAATAGGGATTTTATCAATCCCGGGAGACTTGTTGGAAACAATTGATGCTACGATGCCCTCAATTTGTTTACTCTCCACGGTATTTAGCTCTGCTTGTTTCATTCTATTTTATCTTAAGGTATAGTGTTTTTGACGTTTTTCCATCGCATGGAG
This portion of the Montipora capricornis isolate CH-2021 chromosome 11, ASM3666992v2, whole genome shotgun sequence genome encodes:
- the LOC138024483 gene encoding uncharacterized protein isoform X1; the protein is MYLAISLFILFASIHTNTVSGSSHHSYHVDPVHIPIGDLGPSGSQNVHVKGFSGNCTANIKGLLRMEGMELQYCDGQQWVQVAGHSAEENSETNPDRWRKMNFAPVCFGAKNQEFGKFSVHYVSGGKLSAVKLVHLYGYVTCDTRYVSYWSYWGCGDYYSGDKIAVVITTATNHVLLPESQFIVARGAKWSKVPGYTSVSPELELSFFNPYSVQSGQKLRLWYGEDLMNVGEGDNGGRACVDIYAIYI
- the LOC138024483 gene encoding uncharacterized protein isoform X2 — encoded protein: MNSIVVCLFVFILGLLAVKIPAEFDRSEGPGRNPGSLEKRSSELSNAFQESSLITRRTVGKHNTDRWRKMNFAPVCFGAKNQEFGKFSVHYVSGGKLSAVKLVHLYGYVTCDTRYVSYWSYWGCGDYYSGDKIAVVITTATNHVLLPESQFIVARGAKWSKVPGYTSVSPELELSFFNPYSVQSGQKLRLWYGEDLMNVGEGDNGGRACVDIYAIYI